In one Arachis duranensis cultivar V14167 chromosome 9, aradu.V14167.gnm2.J7QH, whole genome shotgun sequence genomic region, the following are encoded:
- the LOC107466032 gene encoding uncharacterized protein LOC107466032, with translation MVEMFKKVEVTIPLFDAIHQVPRYAKFLKDLCMNKDRILELEPIPLRSSISALMAALPEKCDDPGPCMVTCTVNGVQFIDCMCDLGACVSIMPLSVYRILKLPPLKRSTARFVLADKSIITVTGVAEDVLVNIKGLVFPIDFYVLEMPSSETERASSILLVRPFLRTSRFKLDAYSGTYSFEIDGRVVSFSLEEAMKHLPENHSLFRCDPIDNMVAEVHLAKLDEKYMIEEANEGPSKLNTTHHTNHPETQTSKNEKKMELKPLPPHLRYSYLDEAQELPVIIAKELTPQQLTPQQEDKFLNVLRKNKRAIGWTLADLVGISPKYASIAYFLKKEQNRSDNLKGDLIQLFLRL, from the coding sequence atggtagaaatgttcaagaaagttgaggtaaccatcCCCCTCTTTGATGCCATCCATCAAGTTCCTAGATATGCAAAATTCCTCAAAGATCTATGCATGAACaaggatagaattcttgaattggAACCCATCCCATTGAGGAGTTCTATTTCCGCTTTAATGGCAGCATTGCCCGAGAAGTGTGATGATCCGGGCCCTTGTATGGTCACTTGCACCGTCAATGGAGTTCAATTTATAGATTGTATGTGTGACCTCGGAGCATGTGTTAGCATCATGCCACTCTCCGTCTACCGGATATTGAAGTTGCCACCACTAAAAAGGTCGACGGCAAGATTTGTCCTAGCggataaaagcataataaccGTGACGGGTGTTGCGGAAGACGTATTGGTGAATATTAAAGGGTTGGTGTTTCCAATTGACTTCTATGTCCTTGAAATGCCATCAAGCGAAACCGAGAGAGCATCGTCTATCCTACTTGTAAGACCATTCTTGAGAACTTCTAGATTTAAGCTAGATGCCTACTCGGGAACCTATTCATTTGAAATAGACGGGAGAGTCGTAAGTTTCAGCCTAGAGGAAGCAATGAAACATCTGCCTGAGAATCACTCTCTATTCCGGTGTGACCCAATTGACAACATGGTTGCCGAAGTACACCTTGCAAAGTTAGATGAGAAATACAtgattgaagaagcaaatgaaggtccaagcaaattaaacacCACACACCATACAAACCATCCGGAAACTCAAACTtcaaagaatgaaaagaagatggaattgaagccactaccaccccATTTAAGATACTCATATCTTGATGAAGCCCAAGAACTCCCTGTGATAATTGCAAAAGAGTTAACCCCTCAACAATtaactcctcaacaagaagacaaaTTTCTAAATGTATTGAGGAAAAACAAAAGGGCAATCGGGTGGACTTTGGCGGATCTAGTGGGAATAAGCCCCAAGTATGCGAGCATCGCATATTTCTTGAAGAAGGAGCAAAACCGGTccgacaacctcaaaggagactTAATCCAACTATTcttgaggttgtga